AAACAAAATTCGAGTGTCATAAGAAAATGTTGGCTTGTATTAAAAAAAAGCTAATACCAAACGGAGTTGATGCGTAAAAAATCGTATTTCGTATTCTTGGTTTCGGTTCTCTTCGCCGAAAAGTAACAATTACCTTCGTTAGCCGGAATACGTTTGCTCTCGAATGAGATGAATAATATTCATGTTGGACACCTTAAAATGTTAAAATCCGATAGCGACACGCTCGAAACAACTACGTCGTTCTGGTTAAAACATCTAAGTGCTTTTTTTATGAAAGTTAACTGAAAAGGAGTCACCTATAAAGCTGTTATTCACACACTCGTTATCCCTCCAAAACGAGCATCGACGTATCCAAAGAGACACGTAATTCTAACCTGCTCGTGTTTATGAATAATTTATAGTTCCAATTGAGGTTCTTTAGTTTTTTCGTTTGTGTGCTCTTTTTTGATGAGGGCTTGGGTGCAAATTTTGAGGGATTCCCTGGATGAAAATATGATCAAGGAAAGCACTGAAGGTGCATAAATCTAATCTTTCTTTATCAATAAGTAAGAAACCTTCGTTTTAACTTAAGGTTCATTTTGCAACCAGGTTGAGTATAGCTTATTAAAACGTTACGATTCAAAGACCCAAATATTCATTGTTTATCACGAAATCTCTATCTATTATCTTCGCTAGAATTATGCAAGAGGTAAACAGTATACAACGACAAAGAACATGAGGAATTGAAGACAAATCTGAAGTCGGCGATGAGGATATCAGTGGAAGTTGTCTCGTGTCTCGTAGGTTTGCGAGGTGTAATTCAGTCAGGTCACTGTCAGGTTCGTGTttatgtttacatttttttctaaTTGTTACGGGAGTGCAGGGTTGGTGCTTTGATGAGAGAATTCGTACTCCACCACTGTGACCCGGATTCTATTCTCAGTCTCACATGTGGGCTTAGTTTTGTCCACTGATGTTTTAATGCGGGTGTTTCGGCTTTTCCCTTTCGATAAACCATCGTTTGAAGCAGTCTGCTTTGCAATTAGTTTCTcacaataaaatgaaaaaggctttttttcctCTGTCATTTAGCTGtatacaattttctttttatgcaagggccagctgtAGAATTTTGTATGGCTTCCCCCTGCCAACTTTTCCTGCTAACTaccgtaaaaaaaaattaagatcaGGAAGAAAATAATTCATGCGTTCCAATGGTTCACTGTTCAATTCTCCGCATTTAAATGACAAAGATACAACTCAATGCTTTACACAGACTAACTTTTGAGAGTAAATATTTTTCCGAACTTTTAACTGACTGATAATGGGTTGTTACCTTCTGccttaaaattaaatttccaaatcGCAAATACATATACGCACGTGGCAACATTACAATTGGCCCAATTGCCAATTGAAAAACATATTTGCTTATTTCAATGTCATTTACTTAATTCATCAGTGAAGGAAAATAATCCGTGCAAAAAATCTGTAAAATCAACAGGCCAGCAATGAAACTGAAGCAATTGACCGGCCACAAACCAAATTGTAACCGTATAGAGACAAGATCACGCTCACAATTGGAAAAAGCTGCAAAGTGAAAACCCAGATCAATATAAGCGATTTCTACTAATCGAATCAAAGGGCTTGATCCTAGGATTACAGAGAGTATAAAACTATGCATATACTCGTATAATTCGTTTTCGGAAGTTAGAGTCATAGTTATCGACTCAGATTATCGCGGTAGGAAGGTTTATCAATACAccataaaattaacaaatccaCTCTGCTGCCACATTTCATTTCTATGAACGACAAATCCTTGAGTGTCTTCTCAAATCTCGGAAACTTTATCCTGCGAGGATTTCTTATTGTAAATCatcttaatttcaaattttcgaTGGAAACACTGATTCATTTGAAAATCGCAATGACGTTATTGTAAGCATGCTAGCGTACTGAATGCAAACTTTGTCTCTCCAAAAACAAGTGTGGCTCtttttatgatatttttgaGGCTGTAACTAGCACAATTTTCGATAATCAGATTTCAGAGAATAGACAAGATTAATATTTGAGGGGAAAGAGATTTGTGCTGATAAAATACAACTGGAgctttattttactttaaaaatagttaatttttttcctctctctcaaCAAAACAAATCGAGAAGGCAATAAAAAGCTAGTGCGCGGTAAAAAAATGCGAAATTTTCCACGACAAAGGAAGTACTTTCTCAAAAAGTAAACAAGAATCGTCGAAGCTAAAAGTCGgtagaaaataaaaatatatccaTCTCATTCATTAATTAAAATAGACGTtctgatttgaaaaaaatgattttgttcCGAAAAAGTCTTCAGATGGGATGAGAAGATTTAACTTGATTCCTTCTTTGTGTACTAAACAATAATGGTAATAATCGGTTCATTGTAGAAACTGAGCACAAGTCACTTATTCAAAATGGGGAGACTGTGGATCAAATCAAAGCAGATCATATGAACTCAGTATTATTTTTAAGCGGAAGAACAACCTCGTGCGATCATGAGTAGACGACTGGAACGTGAAAGTCAACTCACACAAAAATTGCACTCAAGACATACTGGGGGAATGTGCTCTGAATCCGAATTGATAGTAAAATGGGAAGGAAATTGTTTATAGCTTTGCCTTCATTTTTACCACTTGTATTCTATATGTTGTCTATCGGAAAAGGGATCGACATAAAAAACATGATGTGAGAAAAACGTTCTAGATCTCCTGACTAAGTTATCATTAATGCATTCACAGCGCAAAACAAGAAAAGCGTTCGAGTTGTGCCATCATGAGCAAATCTCAAGAGCAAAGATTTCAATATTCAAGTTTATCCCAAGTTCAGTTTTCCCAAATGATAAGAATTTCTAAAAAACTGCGACGAAAAAGCCGGGCCATGGAAGGGGTGCGTGTTCCTCCAATGGCTCGGTCACTGAACATTTTATGTGTAAGTCTTCATCTCCCTTTGGCAACTCGTGAATGCCCAGGTCTACGTTCAATTacagaaaaaataattgtgGTGGGAGTTTCTCTGTTTATTAATTTCCCTGATTTTCAACTGCTAAACAACCCCTATCTGAGTCGTAGGTTTTTCGGATCATTATCAGCATCCTTTTCTTTCCTGCGTCTCGCTAAAAATTTTCCATTGATCTGTTCTCAAACCGAACTCTCAAccattataataaagtttctatataacgcgcgctctcattggtttaaacagcgtgctttatgagagtacaaagcacggaacaaacgaaagctcacgccatcatccgcagaaatgccagatgaatttccgaattttaccttgggtattattgaagctgtcagttaaaggcttgctcagatattctgtcaagtgctttggatggaagacctcaaccgtcgcccggtccagcagttctttcaagctcagaaagtcctcacgctggagttcttcatttacaaaattcccaacaggttttcagattccagcggcaagcaatgaacagtttgttttccagttgtcggaaaggtgcaggttttcatgggcaacaattcggccggttttcactgaacttaatcatttagatcctcttttttgctgttttttacggactgaaaccgaacattgaggcacttgtttttccataaattcgaattttgtgtgatttctgttaagccactttccagttgattgatgttttgacaagcctttgtttcattaaccaatcaaataatcttaaacattcttacaagcgctctgattggtccaaagtagcgtgctttatcagagtataaagcactgcgctgacgacatctcagttcgccacaagcagcgcgcgctttgaaaataaagtagaatttttgaagaaaattacttgttttttatcataaaacaaataaagaagccttgtctgtgttctgttctgttgtaaagcacttaggaagcggctagagcactcaagaagtagggagaaacactcgcctatcggctcgtgtttccccctacacttctttcgtgctctagccgcttcctgcgtgctttacaacagaacagagcacagtcaaggcttctttatttgttaattacagTATCGTCAAATGTTCACGAAATGTCAGAAGTGCAATTAGAACTAGTGTCACCTATTTTTCCAGAGCGCTTCAGTTATACCAAagatattaaattaaataattaaatgagATAAATTTCCTCTTAACTCGTACTAAAGTAGTGTTAAAGCAACATAAGAAAAGAACGTGTACCTCGTTTGCCACTTGAAGAACAAATAATTCCAACGGTACCTTAAGGTGACCGTGAATATATGAAAATTTCTTATTTCAAAATTAAACTTATGCAGCGACACAAATCCGGCATTGTCGAATATTCTTTAAACAGTCCAACGTTATCGACAAGTCGGTTTTTTAAAAGCAAACTTaattaaacataataataaaacGTTCTCTGTTTAAAAAGGAACCACCAGCTTTCGACTGCCAGGACCTACAGCCTTCAATGGGTGAAAGCGAAATGAAAGGTGATACAaattaaatttggaaaaaaatattgtgtGAAGATTACAAAGTGAtcatgaaatttacaaatttgaaaagaatGTAGCACTGACCAGGTCGGAGGACGCGGATTAGACTGTCCAAAAACAAGAGTAAGAGAAACAGATAGACGGTGAGTGATCACAAGTTCTCAGTAGCACTAGTTAATGACCGCTTAATTTGGTATCTCGTTTACTTAACTGCCTCGACTCGTTTGGCAACTGACGAGGTAAAGCGGCCAATATGGAAAGTTAGTTATTAGATGCCACCTTTTTTGATCGGATATGGTCATTAAATTTATTGATTTCTCTGTAACATTTCAACCTCTTTCGGAGCAATGAAAGTGAAGGCATACGAATCTAGTGCGAGCACTTCAAGGCTGTACTTATAAATTTCAGTATGCTGTGCATTCAACAAAACGCTGAGATATAAATATTCATTCAGTAGCGGCCAAACTGTCGAGAATTTTCGTTGCCAAAAACATTGGAGATTCCTACCTGAAATGTTTTCTAAACGATTCGCAGGAGGGAAAATATAGTCCTTTTTGACATATCAGTCACTTATTAAAGACGTGGGTCAGTGATTTGCCAATTTAGCTCTCGGTAAGAGAAACTTAGTACGTTTCAGTAGGtttattttcgcaatttttcgCACTCAAAGTTCAGCTAACAAATCAGTCAAGGTAGGAAATTAACATTTGGACGGGAAGAGGATACTATCAATTTCTGAGAGCTAAAATAATCAAGTTGCCATTGGTTAAATCAAACTAAGGTTACCCGTGTATACCAGTTTCCCCACTTTTACCCATATAGTATGCGACTATGCCTCAATCGATGAGAATACATAAAGAATACATATCTCAGTCGTACTAACCGAATTCGAGGTCTGTATTGTCAGTAACGGACCGAGATTTATTTCCGCTGATATGAGCTAGGGCCATGAATCAACGGGGAAAAGCAAGTTGTCGTAACTTTATTGCACTTAGTGAGTAAAGTGAGATAAATGATTACAGAAAGGGGGAATATTCTTTAGCTAgtatgcaaacaaaaaaaaaacaggagtGAAATTTAACATTTTGTTTGACAGCTGAAACAATTCCGTTGATGGTAACGGATAACTATTAATATTCTATCAACTAATGATTTAGCGGACTTGAAAAAGTGACAATATAAGTCAACAGAAGAGATTATAAAATTCGTTCTCCAACAAATGTTGTTATCAACTCCTGACTTTGGAATTGTTACGCAGGAACTTGAACAAACACAAAGCGAGTTTCCTTTGCGAATTCAGGTATGGTCTTCTCCCCCATTTTCTCACTCCACGGCGGTAAAAGTGATCAGGGTTTTAGCGTCTTTTTCTCGGCTGGGAGAAAGACGAAGCTAAACATTTCTGTAGATATTGTTCTGGCAGattaatttaaatgaaaactTTGGTCAGACAAGTTCATTTAATGTACGCCAGTATTTTTCTCTTCTTATGTAAAAAAATTTGATCGCATTGTCTCTGAAGTAAGAGATTATACCAGTAGCTCGGTTAATTAAAAAAAGCGCAAATTTCTGGAATTAGAAATGGCGGAGATAACTAACTAAGGGAAAAAATCCAGATGCAACTATTCCGTGTTTTGATAAACAACCGATTATTTTTTGCCTTAATGTTTAGCGAAACAAAAAGCGGAGTTGATTAACACTGCGCGCTGGGGTGTGGAAATATCTAAAtgaaaagcaaaagctttgcatttaatttttaCTTATTAAGGTCCTCACCTATTTCATGGAAAAAAGTTACTAATTTTTGTTACTTTATTGTGTTCGTTACAGATCCCAGCGAAACGAAATGGTTCATTTTCGAAGTAATTCAACCCCGGCCTTGGTGTTTTCACTTGTGTTTGCGATCCTGAGTTACTTTGCTGCAGCGAACAACAAGAGCAGCCAACAACCCAACAATGCGGTGAGCAAAAAGTAAACCGCTGGTTCAGTATACCAAGCTAAATAACTTGTTTTCTCAATTAGGGATACATTGATAAACGAAACACCTCAAAACAAAAGAGGTTTTCCACGGGGAGGGGAGGGTGAAAGGGACGCTGTGGGGCGTGGGTTGTCAGTAAGTGTGAAAAAGAGGTGTCACTCGCTTTGCATGATTAGAAATTAGATTTAGCTTTAACTGTGAATAATCAGGGAAtttatttcttcctttttttttctttttaacgaaCAGCCAGCTTCCCTTTTCTATGGAGGCATTCCTGGAATGCATGGAAAGCCTGGGTCACCTGGGTTACCAGGCCGTGACGGAAGAGATGGTCGTGAAGGGGCCAAGGGAGACCAAGGACCACCCGGTAAGGCTGGACCCCAGGGACCTCGTGGGGTAGTGGGTCCTGATGGTGCGAATGGAAAGGATGGCGCAAAGGGAGAACGCGGTGTCCAGGGCCCTCCCGGCCAAAAAGGAGAGCGAGGAGAGAGTGGTGCAAGTGGAGCTCCAGGTGTGATGGCTTTTAAGAACTGGAAGGAGTGCGCCTGGAAAaacttgaacgaggccaaagaTAATGGCCTGATTAAGGTGAGCAACAGATTGCCTTTTTGATAacagagaagaaaaagaaattggatAGATCATAGAATTGAGTATTTACTGCAGAAAAAAGGCCAATTCGAGGTAAAATTCTTTTAACTAGCTCGAATCTAGCCGGCTATGTCTTACTTAAATTTACATTTCAATGTTCATTTAATGATCTCTTATTTTTACCTTTtgcggaatttaattttttttagcattGCTTTGCATAATTAAATTAGTGcagctactactactactactactactactactactactaataataataataataataataataattataataataataataataattattattattattattattattattatggtaatgataatgataatgataacgataacgataataatagtgataacgataatgataatgataatgataataatagtataGTAATTTATTAGCGACTTCTAGGAGCTCAAGTCTGTCAAGTTTTGTCTACTTTTACAACAGCTCATACGTTTAACATATGGTGATTTTTATTACACAGGATTGCATGTTCACCAAGAACTTCTCTGATACAGCTCTTCATGTGGCCTGGACTGGTGGTTTTCGAGTTGCAAGCTGCACGAATTGCTGTAAACGCTGGTACTTCACTTTCAACGGTGCTGAATGCTCGGCTCCCCTCCCTATTGATGGTATTGTGTACTTAGGCAGGGTAAAATCTCAAGATCCTTTAcgcgtccgccatattgaaggGCACTGCAACAACATTCACAAGGGAAAGGTGCGAGTGGGATTCTGGGTCGGCAATTGTCCTAGCTATGGAAATGCTGATGCCGACACAGGTTATAATTCAGTGTCCCGGATCCTTGTAGAGGAAGTTCCTAAACCTCAAGCTTAGATAACGAAATATAATCTTCAGTCCAGCAAAAGCTCTTTAAAGGGACATACTGATCACTTATATGTAGAATTACGTATACATTAATGTGGATAATGGCCACTTTGCTTTATTGGGGCCTCTTTTGATTGTAATAAATATTCTGCTGATTGGGAATAAAAGTTTAAACATGACCAATGCCTGCCGTTGAGTACGATTCTTGTTATCTTGTCTAACTGTATTTGTTTTTATACAGTCTTTTTCACAATATGCAGTCAAGAGAACTTTTGCCAGTCTTTTCAGGGTCAAAGTTTTGAAATTCGTCTACAAACGTGATACCAACCATAGAGGCCATTTTGTCAGATCATGCAGAAGAGCAAAGCTACCAGGTCTTTTATTTCACTTGTCATTACAGCTGACCAAGCAGTtgtctttctttaaaaaaaaacatgaaaagcaAGGTAAACCCGccataacaccaacccggtttgGCCAACACattacgcatgcgcacaaccatttcattCGCTTAATTGGTAGCCAGGGACATGCGtaatgtgttggccacaccaaGTTGGTGTTATGGTGAGTTCACCTTTCTTTTAatgttgcttctttttttttaacgcaGTTTTACAGTACAGCCACACTCTAAAAgtacattgaaaaaaaattatggttgTAAGAGgcccatagacctttttgcagataaggcgaccattttgatttctattgtttcaaatagctattatgggatgcctagggggcaaatacatattaatttgccccctgagcatcccataatgtcttttgaaacaatagaaattaaaatggccgccgtatctgcaaaaaggtctatgtaTGGAGCTACAATATTCTCTTATCTCATTCCCCGAGGCCGAAGTCTGAAACCTATAAATAAAGGGATCCCATTGACGCCTCCTGAATTTTTCCGATATCTATAAGAGAAAACTGATAAGTTCGAGAATCACTTATCCCTTTCATCTATAACTCGCACTGCAAATATATAGATTTGTTTCAGTCAAAGGGATTGCTGCTTGCAAAATTGCGATGAAAGTATATTGAGACCATTCTCCCTCCTCGCTCCGTCCTGGACAAACTTCTCAGCAAAGAGGCTCCTAACCGCGCGGGGAAAAGAGCCCAAAACCACGAAAACTGGAAATAAATGTCTCTCCGTTTGGTGAACAAAGATCTCGAATATTTAACTAGGTGACATTCCCTGATTTTTTGGGATACAATCAAGATTGgtcaaaaaaaatttcaaagaaaaatattcaGTGTAACCCTTATTTCATCTTCTTACAGCCCATTGCTAATTGCAGAAACCGTTTAGACCCGGACTCCAAAATGACAACAAAGTTTATGTTTTATAGGAAAGGTTTTAAAGCAGCAAACATGACTGAGAAGAGAAAAGAGTTGAAGGGATAGTAAGACATGCAACGATAAATTGATTAAAGTTAATGTTATCGGAGGTTGTCATTAGGATTTAATCAGTACAGCGTCTACTATTCCATGGAGCTTAAGTTACCTTTAAAATGCTACATATCGCCATCACATGGGTTTGTCAAAAAAGTTATCTTTGATTAATTTGTATTGTGAGTCTCACTTCTGACATATTGTGAGCCCTGAATGATCTTTGATGGTTTGAAAACATTAAGCTAAGAGAGATCATTTGAGGACAGCGGGATATTTTATCGGCCCGCACGCGCAAGAAACAAACCAACACTGACTCTAAAATACAGGAGTTTAGCAGTCGTTAATCCTTGAAGATATATACCGACAAGCGTTGCTTCCATGATCATGATTTTTCTGTCATTGAACATAAGGCATTCACGAGTTGTCAAAGAGAGAGGAATTAAATTGCACACAATATCAGTGATCGATCAATTGTAGAAACGCAGCCCTACCATATactttttggtgatttttttggCTAATTCTTATAGCGATGACAAAGGATAAATTTGAACAATGGCAAAATTGACACAAATCGAAAATCCTATTTGTTTTGCACTATTATGTAGATGCATCAATGATAGATAATTATACAGAATTTTAATTACGTAGCCTAACAAGGACGACCGTCTAAAAATACTGTTGAATACCATTTACTATCTCAAAATACTATAGGTGATTTGTAGCCAATCTAGAGACAGATAACAATGGTGTAaagtacaattgctggtggacgaacaaaaggagctaatgcgGAAtttggcggcgatgacgtaacttGTAACCCACctatcagaaagctagaaacgcaatatccgaggtcgaaaacTTAATAAATTCTCTAGTTTCGCAAATTCCATAATATAGTTCGTTTTAGGGGGTTATAAGCATTAAAACAACGGATATTCAGTttactgaagcatgatacagtgtCCAAAGTAATTAACTtccattgtttttatgtaaagagcccccaaaacgtattgcattatgggatggggaAAAATGATCACAGGAAGAGAGAAGATGCTTCGGGAATGAAAtttaacatgattttttttgacAGTTGAAAAAGTTTCGATGATGGTAATCGGACAATTATTAATAAATTGTCAACTGCGTTGATGAGCTCGCAACTCGAAACAACAACTATGTAATATAAGTCAACAGAGAAGAGCTAACCAATAACATCTAATTTAAGAGAATATCTTTCTcttttcacataatttttttagttaAAGCAACAAACGGCTTTTCACACTGTCTCTGAAATCAGGGCAAACTAAATTAGCATGCTCAAAGCACAAATTTTGAAATTGCGCCGAATTTCGTTTGTCGAATATTAATTATAAATGGCGGAAATATATGACTACGGAAGGAAAGGCCAGGTGCTACAATTCCGTGTTTTGATAGATAACCTGAGTTATTTTTTTGCCTTAATGTTTAACAAAGTTGGAAAATCCTGAGATGAGACTCGTCTGCTGAAACATGGAAATCAGCTAAACTTCGACTCAGGATCACGATCCTCAAtttcctgctagcagaggtctcttctcTTTTGCGTTTGCTgtgctgacgagtacgggacaAAAGAAGTCTGCCGTgcgtcgaaactcactgtgttgagcgtGCGCGGCTGCTActaccgaatcctcacgtgatacttcatgttgtgcgGGCTCACTTAAAAGCAgaggaattactgtaaaggaatgctcGAGACACCTCTGAAGTCGGAAAACGAAGCTGTTGAACTTCTGGAAAGAGTTTGATACTGGGTTGACATTACAAAGTATTCTTTCGTAAGgggtcatatcataattaagtgaagtgCTACTATCGTCCAGGTGAGTATAGTCCGATCCTGAGAAGGACTTTTTAGGGTGACATTGaccaaacagtccttctcaggacaaCACTCACCTGGATGGCCGTCGGTGCCTTACTTAATTGTGAACCTATTCTTTTCAAAGGGATAAATTGAAAATTGCGATGAAaccagtttgtgacgtcaagcCGGTACTGAACGCATTCTCCCTCCTCGTTCCGTCGTGAACAAACTGTAGGCAGTTTTCAGGACCATCTTTTTTCGGAGCTGACCGCGCGGGGAATAGATCAAAAAATtacaacacgatctcttcctcaaatgaagggttatccttcattgtcagtttgctctaAATGAAGTATAATGCTCCacttagattactctgtcccaggacttgtggtagcaaataagaagaaaaaaaagtaaaagcagcccctggactggatttgaacccagagcacccactttgaaggaactgtttttatccacttaaccactaatgatcaactgactagaaaatgtgccgattatttaccaaaactaattagtatataaaatcattgctgaataatgctGAAGTCtgaaacttgattttaaaattgttagctttatcttgaagtttggtaaccgacatttttcactgtgtaagcttgcttcttagcgggtgttaatacacgtttacagaggcacttttggaagaaaaattattgacattaacaaaaaaatgacatcctcgcagtaaGTGATGTGGTATTCTATTGGTTAATCGAAGaggttattaatcacacgttcctAGGTTCGAGTTGTACGTGAGTCCAGATATTAGGGTTGTATGTTCAATtgcatgatccctatcaagctttcagtgtccaaaatgaacgataatacttcacttggatgAAAAATTACCCGCAAGAAAAATGttattctcgttcccagatcccatcgtttttCTTTCCCGTGCGAAGGCCCCGCCGGCTAAGAGAAATGATGGGATCTGGAAACGAGAATGGAAAAATGTGAGCTAAAATCGCGGAAACCGGAAATATCAAAAGTTAACTCAGTCACGTAATCTGATTTTTGATATACGATCGTCTTTCGCCATTTCTCATTCTCAAATAAAATTTAGAATTAAAATTTATCCATTGCCGggaaattttgtttcattcttACAGCTTTTCCGGCATTTACAGCGTCTATTTTCCCATGGAACCTGGACTTTGAAATGCCACATATCGCCCACTATCTACTTTTAAATgcccaaaacatttttttttaatcaattccaactcaaaacacaaaaattcgTTTTGCTCACCTAAGGTATATCGTTGTTCTAAAATACGTGCCTACAAAGCACTGAAGGGGTGAAGTTTGGTATTTCCCTTTATTTTTCGTAGTACATCTGCTTCGGTGTCAAGTGCGTGAGCTTGCTATGAGCTATTTCTGGTCTGAAGTCCATACTTGTTCCTTCATACTGATTTATTTTTATGTCATGAGACTCACTCAACCTACCTGACTTTTATGAGTTGTTTGTCAGCATCGGGACTTTGCTCTCAAGGGCGCGAACTCGTCaaatactagggagcttaagcacgcgcgtttttgagacgcggacagcGGTCTCTCTCTACTCAAACAAGGTGGGTTAGAGCTGCTTAGGAACACTAAAAAGTAAGAGATACAAAACGTCATATCTGAGACTACCTGTGAGTGTTTATTTCCTTAATTTGCGTACCTCAGGCtaaatataacaaatcactGTGGAAGA
The genomic region above belongs to Montipora capricornis isolate CH-2021 chromosome 8, ASM3666992v2, whole genome shotgun sequence and contains:
- the LOC138014536 gene encoding collagen triple helix repeat-containing protein 1-like; protein product: MVHFRSNSTPALVFSLVFAILSYFAAANNKSSQQPNNAPASLFYGGIPGMHGKPGSPGLPGRDGRDGREGAKGDQGPPGKAGPQGPRGVVGPDGANGKDGAKGERGVQGPPGQKGERGESGASGAPGVMAFKNWKECAWKNLNEAKDNGLIKDCMFTKNFSDTALHVAWTGGFRVASCTNCCKRWYFTFNGAECSAPLPIDGIVYLGRVKSQDPLRVRHIEGHCNNIHKGKVRVGFWVGNCPSYGNADADTGYNSVSRILVEEVPKPQA